From Afipia carboxidovorans OM5, one genomic window encodes:
- a CDS encoding cysteine synthase A, whose translation MQIRQDVIEAIGNTPLIKLKRASEETGCNILGKAEFMNPGQSVKDRAALFMIRDAMERGTLKPGGLIVEGTAGNTGIGLALVANALGFRTVIVIPETQSQEKKDMLRLCGAQLVEVPAAPYSNPNNYVRLSGRLAEQLAKSEPNGAVWANQFDNVANRVAHIETTAPEIWEQTDGKVDGFVSAVGTGGTLAGTAMGLKAKNPKIQIGLADPMGASLYSYYTTGVLKAEGSSITEGIGQSRITANLEGAPIDRAYQIQDAEAVQIVFDLLEHEGLCLGGSSGINIAGAIRMAKELGPGHTIVTVLCDYGTRYQSKLFNPDFMRSKNLPVPEWLEKTSAISVPYEKV comes from the coding sequence ATGCAAATCCGTCAAGACGTCATCGAAGCCATCGGCAACACGCCGCTCATCAAGCTCAAGCGCGCGTCCGAGGAGACTGGCTGCAACATTCTCGGCAAAGCCGAGTTCATGAACCCCGGACAATCGGTGAAAGACCGCGCGGCGCTGTTCATGATCCGCGACGCGATGGAGCGCGGCACGTTGAAGCCCGGCGGCCTGATCGTCGAAGGCACCGCGGGCAATACCGGGATCGGGCTGGCGCTGGTCGCCAATGCGCTCGGCTTCCGCACCGTGATCGTCATTCCGGAGACGCAGAGCCAGGAAAAGAAGGACATGCTGCGGCTATGCGGCGCACAGCTCGTCGAAGTGCCGGCCGCACCCTATTCCAACCCGAACAATTACGTCCGCCTGTCGGGCCGCCTCGCCGAGCAGCTTGCGAAGAGCGAGCCGAACGGCGCGGTGTGGGCCAACCAGTTCGATAATGTCGCGAACCGCGTGGCGCATATCGAGACGACGGCGCCGGAAATCTGGGAGCAGACCGACGGCAAGGTCGACGGCTTCGTCTCAGCAGTCGGCACCGGCGGCACGCTCGCGGGCACGGCGATGGGCCTCAAGGCGAAGAACCCCAAAATCCAGATCGGCCTCGCCGACCCGATGGGCGCTTCGCTCTACAGCTACTACACCACGGGCGTTCTCAAGGCCGAGGGCTCATCGATCACCGAAGGCATCGGCCAGAGCCGCATCACCGCCAATCTCGAAGGCGCGCCGATCGATCGTGCCTATCAGATTCAGGACGCGGAAGCGGTGCAGATCGTGTTCGATCTCCTCGAGCATGAGGGGCTGTGCCTCGGCGGCTCGTCGGGCATCAACATCGCGGGCGCGATCCGCATGGCGAAGGAGCTCGGCCCCGGCCACACCATCGTGACGGTGCTATGCGACTACGGCACGCGCTACCAGTCGAAGCTGTTCAACCCGGACTTCATGCGCTCGAAGAATTTGCCGGTGCCGGAGTGGCTGGAGAAGACCAGCGCGATCAGCGTGCCTTACGAGAAGGTCTGA
- a CDS encoding amino acid ABC transporter ATP-binding protein: MAADPIIRIEKLNKWFGAFHVLRDIDLSVARRERIVICGPSGSGKSTLIRCINALEEFQEGTVTVDGIELGPNLKRVDEVRREIGMVFQSFNLFPHLTVLENCTLAPIWVRNMPQKEAEAAAMRYLERVRIPEQAHKYPGQISGGQQQRVAIARALTMNPKVMLFDEPTSALDPEMVKEVLDTIVDLANDGMTMLVVTHEMGFAREVADRVVFMDMGQVIEVNAPDEFFSHPRHERTKLFLSQILR; encoded by the coding sequence ATGGCCGCCGATCCGATCATCCGCATCGAGAAGCTGAACAAATGGTTCGGCGCTTTCCACGTTCTGCGCGATATCGATCTGTCCGTCGCGCGGCGGGAGCGGATCGTGATCTGCGGGCCGTCGGGTTCGGGCAAATCGACGTTGATCCGCTGCATCAATGCGCTGGAAGAATTTCAGGAAGGAACCGTTACCGTCGACGGCATCGAGCTTGGCCCCAACCTCAAGCGTGTCGACGAAGTCCGCCGCGAGATCGGCATGGTGTTCCAGAGCTTCAATCTGTTTCCGCATCTGACCGTGCTGGAGAACTGCACGCTGGCGCCGATCTGGGTTCGCAATATGCCGCAGAAAGAGGCCGAGGCGGCGGCGATGCGTTATCTCGAACGGGTACGGATTCCCGAACAGGCGCACAAATATCCGGGGCAGATTTCCGGCGGCCAGCAGCAGCGCGTGGCGATTGCGCGTGCGCTGACGATGAATCCGAAGGTGATGCTGTTCGACGAGCCGACCTCGGCGCTCGATCCGGAAATGGTCAAGGAGGTGCTCGACACCATCGTCGACCTCGCCAATGACGGCATGACCATGCTGGTCGTCACGCATGAAATGGGGTTTGCCCGCGAGGTCGCCGACCGCGTGGTGTTCATGGATATGGGGCAGGTGATCGAAGTCAACGCGCCGGACGAGTTTTTCAGCCACCCGCGCCATGAGCGGACGAAGCTGTTCTTGAGTCAGATTTTGCGGTGA
- a CDS encoding amino acid ABC transporter permease, which yields MSNGTDTNFVRGALAPERQPPVVTTGIIGLMRTRLFNSPTNILLTLISAVVLWLLLVPTIRFLFIDAVWQGSDRTACLAENAGHPVGACWPFIQAKFTQLIYGFYPEDQRWRANLTFALAVLLLAPLLVPKIPHKALNAALFFIAFPFLAFFLLHGGGLDGFAFYWIAELFGAAWTPSLTRFWFDFSMTAAFVTMAMLWFGGGWPNGRRAALSSALTFAGIAVVIVALRLDQGGLPIVDTRQWGGLLVTLVVSVTGIVASMPVGIALALGRTSRIPLLRAFSVMFIEFWRGVPLITVLFFATYMLPLFLPGDFTIDALVRVLVGIALFAGAYNAEVIRGGLLAIPRGQREAANALGLSYWKTTGLIVLPQALRHVIPSLVNSFIALFKDTTLVLIVALFDLLGQLRATFADPVWATPTTLFTGFAFTGIIYWIGCFAMSRYSLFVERRLDPHRR from the coding sequence ATGAGCAATGGCACCGACACGAACTTCGTGCGTGGCGCGCTCGCTCCCGAGCGGCAGCCGCCGGTCGTCACCACCGGCATCATCGGCTTGATGCGCACGCGGCTGTTCAATTCGCCGACCAACATTCTTCTGACGTTGATCAGCGCGGTGGTGTTGTGGTTGTTGCTGGTACCGACCATCCGCTTTCTGTTTATCGATGCGGTGTGGCAGGGCAGCGACCGCACTGCTTGCCTCGCGGAAAACGCAGGCCATCCGGTCGGCGCGTGCTGGCCGTTCATCCAGGCGAAGTTCACGCAGCTGATCTACGGCTTCTATCCCGAGGATCAGCGCTGGCGCGCCAATCTGACATTTGCGCTGGCCGTGCTGTTGCTCGCGCCGCTACTGGTGCCGAAAATCCCGCACAAGGCGCTCAACGCCGCATTGTTCTTCATCGCGTTCCCGTTCCTCGCCTTCTTCCTGCTCCATGGCGGCGGGCTCGACGGCTTCGCGTTCTACTGGATCGCCGAATTGTTCGGCGCGGCGTGGACACCCTCGCTCACGCGCTTCTGGTTCGACTTCAGCATGACGGCGGCGTTCGTCACGATGGCCATGCTGTGGTTTGGCGGCGGCTGGCCGAACGGTCGGCGCGCCGCGCTGTCATCCGCACTGACGTTCGCCGGGATTGCCGTCGTCATCGTCGCGCTGCGGCTCGATCAGGGCGGGCTGCCGATTGTCGATACGCGGCAATGGGGCGGCCTGCTGGTGACGCTCGTTGTCTCCGTCACCGGCATTGTCGCGTCGATGCCGGTCGGCATTGCGCTTGCGCTCGGGCGTACCTCGCGCATTCCGCTGCTGCGCGCCTTCTCGGTGATGTTCATCGAATTCTGGCGCGGCGTGCCGCTGATTACCGTGCTGTTCTTCGCGACCTACATGCTGCCGCTGTTTCTGCCGGGCGATTTCACCATCGACGCGCTGGTGCGCGTGCTGGTCGGCATTGCGCTGTTCGCGGGCGCCTACAACGCCGAAGTCATTCGCGGCGGGCTGCTCGCGATCCCGCGCGGACAACGCGAGGCGGCGAATGCGCTTGGCCTGTCTTACTGGAAGACGACCGGCCTTATCGTGCTGCCGCAGGCGCTGCGGCATGTCATTCCAAGCCTCGTCAACAGTTTCATCGCGCTGTTCAAGGACACCACGCTCGTTCTCATCGTCGCGCTGTTCGATTTGCTCGGCCAGTTGCGTGCGACATTTGCCGATCCCGTCTGGGCGACGCCGACGACGCTGTTCACCGGCTTTGCTTTCACCGGCATCATCTACTGGATAGGCTGCTTTGCGATGTCGCGTTATTCGTTGTTCGTCGAGCGCCGCCTCGATCCGCACCGCCGCTAA
- a CDS encoding amino acid ABC transporter permease, translating into MAAAPRPPPFRPLARLSRILSGGTGWKGMVGQVVFAALLAWLAYDIVTNAQANLQAQRVASGFGFLSSSAGFGVSQALISYSEADSYFRVFEVGLLNTLLVSAIGIVFATVIGFAVAIARLSPNWLLARLAAGYVEVIRNLPLLFQLLFWYLAVLAALPNPRQSLSVFGVAFLNNRGFVVPQMLAEPGARVFMVAIVVAIIASLAMVIVARRRLYRRGERLRIWPFVLVLLIGLPLLSIVLFGAPVRFDMPVLRGFNFAGGMRITTELVALAISLSTYTAAFIAEVVRGGLLAVPKGQTEAGASLGLSRGAILRLVIIPQAMRVILPPLTNQYLNLIKNSSLAVAIGYPDLFSVFAGTALSQTGQAVEIIAMTMAVYLAISLVTSAIMNFYGWRIDRSLRA; encoded by the coding sequence ATGGCAGCCGCGCCGCGTCCGCCTCCGTTCCGGCCACTCGCGCGCCTCTCGCGCATCCTGTCCGGTGGCACCGGCTGGAAGGGCATGGTCGGGCAGGTCGTGTTCGCGGCGCTGCTCGCGTGGCTCGCTTACGACATCGTCACCAACGCGCAGGCGAACCTGCAGGCGCAGCGCGTCGCATCGGGCTTCGGCTTCCTGTCGAGTTCGGCAGGCTTCGGCGTCAGTCAGGCGCTGATTTCCTACTCGGAAGCCGACAGCTACTTTCGGGTGTTTGAGGTCGGCCTGCTCAACACGCTGCTCGTCTCCGCAATCGGCATCGTGTTTGCGACCGTGATCGGCTTTGCGGTCGCGATCGCGCGGCTGTCGCCGAACTGGCTGCTGGCGCGGCTTGCCGCCGGTTATGTCGAAGTGATCCGCAACCTGCCGCTCTTGTTTCAACTGCTGTTCTGGTATCTCGCTGTGCTGGCTGCGCTGCCAAACCCGCGCCAGAGTCTGTCGGTGTTCGGCGTCGCATTCCTCAACAATCGCGGCTTCGTGGTGCCGCAGATGCTGGCTGAGCCCGGCGCTCGTGTTTTCATGGTGGCGATTGTCGTTGCGATCATCGCCTCGCTGGCGATGGTGATTGTCGCGCGGCGGCGGCTTTATCGCCGAGGTGAGCGGCTGCGCATCTGGCCGTTCGTGCTGGTGCTTCTCATCGGGCTGCCGCTTCTCAGCATCGTGCTGTTCGGCGCACCAGTGCGGTTCGATATGCCCGTGCTGCGCGGCTTCAACTTTGCGGGCGGCATGCGGATCACGACGGAGCTTGTTGCGCTTGCGATTTCGCTGTCGACCTACACCGCAGCCTTCATTGCGGAAGTGGTGCGCGGCGGTCTCTTGGCGGTGCCGAAGGGGCAGACGGAGGCGGGCGCCTCGCTCGGCCTGTCGCGCGGGGCGATCCTGCGGCTCGTCATTATTCCGCAGGCGATGCGGGTCATCCTGCCGCCACTGACCAATCAGTATCTCAACCTCATCAAGAACTCCTCGCTCGCGGTCGCGATCGGCTATCCCGACCTGTTCTCGGTGTTCGCAGGCACGGCGCTGAGCCAGACCGGGCAGGCGGTCGAGATCATTGCCATGACGATGGCGGTCTATCTCGCGATCTCGCTGGTGACGAGCGCGATCATGAATTTCTACGGCTGGCGTATCGACCGGAGCCTGCGCGCATGA
- a CDS encoding amino acid ABC transporter substrate-binding protein encodes MKYGWFGIVMTSLIVGGLAPASAQTLKTIKDRGVLSCGVSQGLPGFSAPDDTGKWSGLDVDFCRALSAAIFNDPLKVKFVPLSAKDRFTALQSGEIDVLSRNTTWSMSRDTSLGLNFTAVMYYDGQGFLVRKSLKVNSALELNGASVCVQTGTTNEQNLADYFRANGMKYEVVAFATADETMKAYESGRCDAFTSDVSQLYAERLKLTVPDDHAVLPDIISKEPLGPVVRHGDDQWFDIVKWTLFALLNAEELAVTQKNVGDMVKSNKPEIARLLGSDGNFGEQLGLTKDWVVRIVKAVGNYGESFDRNVGAGSKLRISRGLNKLWNQGGIQYAPPVR; translated from the coding sequence ATGAAATATGGATGGTTCGGTATCGTGATGACCTCGCTGATCGTCGGAGGTCTTGCGCCGGCAAGTGCGCAGACGCTGAAGACGATCAAGGACCGCGGCGTGCTGAGCTGCGGCGTCAGCCAGGGCTTGCCCGGCTTTTCCGCGCCCGACGACACCGGCAAATGGAGCGGCCTCGATGTCGACTTCTGCCGGGCGCTGTCTGCTGCAATTTTCAACGACCCGCTCAAGGTGAAATTCGTTCCGCTCTCCGCCAAGGATCGCTTCACGGCGCTGCAGTCGGGCGAGATCGATGTGCTGTCGCGCAACACGACATGGAGCATGTCGCGCGATACCTCGCTCGGGCTGAACTTCACTGCGGTGATGTATTACGACGGGCAGGGCTTTCTGGTCCGCAAGTCGCTGAAGGTGAACTCGGCGCTCGAACTCAACGGCGCATCGGTCTGTGTGCAGACCGGCACCACCAACGAGCAGAACCTTGCAGATTACTTCCGCGCCAACGGAATGAAATATGAAGTGGTGGCGTTCGCGACCGCCGACGAAACCATGAAGGCTTATGAATCCGGCCGCTGCGATGCATTCACCTCCGACGTCTCGCAGCTTTATGCCGAACGCCTGAAGCTCACCGTGCCGGACGATCATGCGGTGCTGCCGGACATCATCTCCAAGGAACCGCTCGGGCCGGTGGTTCGTCACGGCGACGACCAGTGGTTCGACATCGTGAAGTGGACGCTGTTCGCGCTTCTCAACGCCGAGGAGCTTGCGGTGACGCAGAAGAACGTCGGCGACATGGTGAAGTCCAACAAGCCGGAGATTGCGCGGCTGCTTGGCTCCGACGGCAATTTCGGCGAGCAACTCGGCCTCACCAAGGATTGGGTGGTGCGGATCGTGAAGGCGGTCGGCAATTACGGCGAGTCGTTCGATCGGAACGTCGGTGCCGGCTCCAAGCTGCGGATCTCGCGCGGACTGAACAAGCTCTGGAATCAGGGCGGCATCCAGTACGCGCCGCCAGTCCGCTGA
- the metC gene encoding cystathionine beta-lyase, with the protein MKTPSGTKPPRHRTATTLVTAGRDTAAQRGFINPPVVRGSTVLYPTAADIHAHRGEYQYGRHGTPTTKALREALMALEGDNCAGVGLAPSGVAAITTALLAVLKAGDHLLVTDNAYRPTRSFCDGMLARYGVETTYFDPLIGSGIATLFKPNTRAVLVEAPGSQSFEMSDIPAIAGIAHSKGALVIDDNTWATPLYHRSLDQGVDISIQAATKYIGGHSDIMFGTIAANKVGWPLVLDSIRLLGVCCGPDDVFLALRGLRTLKVRLAQHQASALAMAKWFAARPEVDRVLYPALESDPGHAIWKRDFTGASGLFSVVLKPTTAKAVDAFLDTLTLFGMGYSWGGFESLVVPFDCSEYRTATAWAPGGPTLRLHIGLEDLDDLKADLENGFAAFNAARQV; encoded by the coding sequence ATGAAAACCCCGTCCGGCACAAAACCTCCCCGCCACCGCACCGCAACGACCCTCGTGACCGCGGGGCGCGACACGGCAGCGCAGCGCGGCTTTATCAATCCGCCCGTGGTGCGTGGCTCGACGGTGCTCTATCCGACCGCCGCGGATATCCATGCCCATCGCGGCGAATATCAATATGGCCGCCACGGAACACCGACCACCAAGGCGCTGCGCGAGGCGCTGATGGCGCTCGAAGGCGACAATTGCGCCGGCGTCGGTCTTGCGCCTTCCGGCGTCGCCGCCATCACCACCGCGCTGCTTGCCGTTTTGAAGGCAGGCGATCACCTTCTGGTGACCGACAATGCCTATCGCCCGACGCGCTCGTTCTGCGACGGCATGCTGGCGCGCTACGGCGTCGAGACGACCTATTTCGATCCCTTGATCGGCAGCGGCATTGCGACGCTGTTCAAGCCCAACACCCGCGCCGTGCTCGTCGAGGCCCCGGGTTCGCAGTCCTTCGAGATGAGCGACATTCCCGCGATTGCCGGGATCGCCCACAGCAAGGGCGCGCTGGTGATCGACGACAACACCTGGGCGACGCCACTCTATCATCGCTCGCTCGATCAGGGCGTGGACATTTCGATTCAAGCCGCGACGAAATATATCGGAGGCCACTCCGACATCATGTTCGGCACCATCGCCGCCAACAAGGTCGGATGGCCACTGGTGCTGGACTCGATCCGCCTGCTCGGCGTCTGCTGCGGACCCGACGATGTGTTTCTTGCACTGCGGGGTCTGCGCACACTCAAGGTGCGACTCGCGCAACATCAGGCGTCCGCGCTCGCAATGGCGAAATGGTTCGCGGCACGGCCGGAAGTGGATCGTGTGCTCTATCCCGCGCTTGAGAGCGATCCCGGTCATGCGATCTGGAAACGCGACTTCACCGGCGCGAGCGGCCTTTTCAGTGTCGTACTGAAACCGACGACGGCGAAAGCGGTCGATGCGTTCCTCGATACGCTCACGCTGTTCGGCATGGGCTATTCGTGGGGCGGGTTTGAAAGCCTCGTCGTGCCGTTCGACTGCAGCGAATATCGTACGGCAACAGCATGGGCGCCGGGCGGACCGACGCTGCGCCTGCATATCGGGCTTGAAGATCTCGACGACCTCAAGGCCGATCTCGAGAACGGCTTTGCCGCCTTCAACGCCGCGCGTCAGGTCTAA
- a CDS encoding lipid-A-disaccharide synthase N-terminal domain-containing protein produces MLIQFGQAFHDYLYDVFVAKFDFWLAFGLIAQLLFTARFLVQWISSERAGQSVVPMAFWFFSMGGGVMTLIYGIAKREPIIILGQSLATVIYIRNIMLILKNRARASKTLDN; encoded by the coding sequence ATGCTGATCCAGTTCGGCCAGGCGTTTCACGATTATCTGTACGATGTGTTCGTCGCCAAGTTTGATTTCTGGCTGGCGTTCGGGCTCATCGCGCAGCTTCTGTTCACCGCGCGTTTCCTCGTGCAGTGGATTTCGAGCGAACGCGCCGGGCAGAGCGTGGTGCCGATGGCGTTCTGGTTCTTCTCGATGGGCGGCGGCGTGATGACGCTGATCTACGGCATCGCCAAGCGTGAGCCGATCATCATCCTCGGCCAGTCGCTCGCGACCGTGATCTACATCCGCAACATCATGCTGATTTTGAAGAATCGCGCGCGCGCCTCGAAGACGCTCGATAATTAG
- a CDS encoding glycosyltransferase family 2 protein has protein sequence MIETLPSVSSVEPAVSVVVPVRNEENNIGPLIDEIDTALGKQWPYEIIYVNDGSTDGTGDRLAQRAQGRNNLRQIRHEKSAGQSAAVRTGVRAARGAIVVTLDGDGQNNPAFLPALILAIEQGEGKVGLAAGQRVGRQDTTFKKWQSRVANAVRNAILKDGTRDTGCGLKGFRREVFLALPYFDGLHRFLPALVRREGYDIVYVDVIDRPRRSGVSNYGFFDRLWVGVMDLAGVWWLIHRKKSKPVATEVR, from the coding sequence ATGATCGAAACATTGCCATCCGTGAGCAGCGTCGAACCGGCGGTATCGGTTGTCGTCCCTGTCCGTAACGAGGAAAACAATATCGGGCCGCTGATCGACGAGATCGACACCGCGCTCGGCAAGCAGTGGCCCTACGAGATCATCTACGTCAACGACGGCTCCACTGATGGCACAGGCGATCGGTTGGCGCAGCGTGCGCAGGGGCGGAACAACCTTCGCCAGATCCGCCATGAGAAATCGGCCGGTCAGTCGGCTGCGGTGCGGACCGGCGTGCGCGCGGCGCGTGGCGCGATCGTCGTGACGCTCGACGGCGACGGGCAGAACAATCCCGCATTTCTTCCCGCGCTGATCCTCGCGATCGAGCAGGGCGAGGGCAAAGTCGGGCTTGCGGCCGGGCAAAGGGTCGGCCGGCAGGACACGACGTTCAAGAAATGGCAGTCGCGTGTCGCCAACGCCGTGCGCAACGCCATCCTCAAGGACGGCACCCGCGACACCGGTTGCGGGCTGAAAGGCTTTCGCCGCGAGGTGTTTCTGGCGCTGCCTTATTTCGACGGGCTGCATCGGTTTCTCCCGGCGCTGGTGCGCCGCGAGGGCTATGACATCGTCTATGTCGATGTGATCGACCGGCCGCGCCGCTCGGGCGTGTCCAATTACGGCTTCTTTGACCGGCTATGGGTCGGCGTGATGGACCTCGCCGGGGTATGGTGGCTGATCCATCGCAAGAAGTCAAAACCGGTGGCGACCGAGGTTCGCTGA
- a CDS encoding phosphatase PAP2 family protein, with protein MNLSHTMATASRGVARLFGPPAHEHRFAARRRLARHTLWAVTLGGIALLALMAVIDVPEIRLMPPRGTSSLWPVRIITDFGKTRYVLTVLGAGTCAAVLVSMVLKGQAAARMLGLSGRLAFLFLAGAVPAMIGEILKGVIGRGRPFVGGAPDAFHYNPFAWTEAYASLPSGHAITAFALAFAVSALAPRWAVLMWVYAGLIAVSRLVLLAHHPSDVLAGAIVGIIGAMAVRYWFAARNLIFTIGPDGAVKPVSEGQAVA; from the coding sequence ATGAACCTCTCGCACACCATGGCGACTGCCTCGCGTGGCGTGGCGCGGCTGTTCGGGCCGCCCGCGCATGAGCATCGCTTTGCGGCCCGGCGCAGGCTTGCACGTCATACACTGTGGGCGGTGACGCTTGGCGGGATCGCGCTGCTGGCGCTGATGGCCGTCATCGATGTGCCGGAAATCCGCCTGATGCCGCCGCGCGGCACCTCCTCGCTATGGCCGGTCCGCATCATCACCGACTTCGGCAAGACGCGTTATGTCCTGACGGTGCTCGGCGCCGGCACCTGCGCTGCAGTTCTTGTAAGCATGGTCCTGAAAGGGCAGGCGGCAGCCCGGATGCTCGGCCTTTCCGGGCGGCTGGCCTTTCTGTTCCTCGCGGGCGCGGTCCCTGCAATGATCGGCGAAATCCTGAAAGGCGTGATCGGGCGCGGGCGGCCGTTCGTCGGCGGCGCACCTGACGCGTTTCATTATAATCCGTTCGCCTGGACCGAGGCCTATGCAAGCCTGCCGTCCGGCCACGCGATCACGGCGTTCGCGTTGGCTTTCGCGGTGTCGGCGCTGGCGCCACGATGGGCGGTGCTGATGTGGGTCTATGCGGGGCTGATTGCGGTGAGCCGCCTCGTTCTGCTCGCGCATCACCCAAGCGACGTACTTGCCGGTGCCATTGTCGGCATCATCGGCGCAATGGCGGTGCGTTACTGGTTTGCCGCCCGCAATCTCATCTTCACAATCGGCCCGGATGGTGCCGTCAAGCCGGTATCCGAAGGGCAGGCCGTCGCTTGA
- a CDS encoding ArnT family glycosyltransferase, translated as MIDMVQRRGFGRPPAPENEGGRLTPVLDAVSRTHTRAIAFLVACGFLFFLPGLFNIGPIDRDEARFAQASKQMVETGDLVDIRFQDEVRYKKPVGIYWLQSAAVQTASKLGLPNSQIRIWLYRVPSLFGAIGAVLLTYWTALAFVTRRGAVLAGLAMCSSVLLGIEARLATTDAVLLLTTTAVMGALARVYLSWQRGEAFVRGAWAMPAIFWTAVAASVLVKGPLIFLIVGLTIVTLGVFDRSVQWLRRLRPVPGLIWMLILIVPWFVAIYLKSGGSFFTNSVGGDMLSKVAAAQESHGAPPGLYFILFWVTFWPASTLAGVAAPAVWRARREPGAQFLLAWLVPTWIVFELIITKLPHYVLPLYPAIAILIVGALQSHALSRWSWIVRGAAWWFVFPAIVAVGAIVLSISVLKQPVFAAWPFGAAAMVFGLFAWWMYDDANAERSVLNGALASLALSACVFGIVLPALTPLFPSVQIARALRNVECKGPLAAAAGYQEPSLVFMVGTQTLLTNGSGAADFLQQGSCRFALVESRDERAFAQRAEAIGLRYSIVKRIEGYNISQGRDVSIAVFTSEWDH; from the coding sequence ATGATCGATATGGTGCAGCGCCGCGGATTTGGTCGCCCGCCGGCCCCCGAGAACGAGGGCGGCAGGCTCACGCCGGTGCTCGACGCCGTTTCGCGGACGCATACCCGCGCGATCGCCTTTCTCGTGGCCTGCGGCTTCCTGTTTTTCCTGCCGGGCCTGTTCAACATCGGTCCGATCGATCGCGACGAGGCGCGCTTTGCGCAGGCCTCGAAGCAGATGGTCGAAACGGGTGATCTGGTCGACATCCGCTTCCAGGACGAGGTCCGCTACAAGAAGCCGGTCGGGATTTACTGGCTGCAGTCGGCCGCCGTTCAGACGGCATCGAAGCTCGGCCTGCCGAATTCGCAGATCCGCATCTGGCTCTATCGCGTGCCGTCGCTGTTCGGTGCGATCGGCGCCGTGCTCCTGACCTACTGGACGGCGCTCGCCTTCGTCACGCGGCGTGGTGCGGTGCTCGCGGGGCTTGCGATGTGCAGTTCGGTGCTGCTCGGCATCGAGGCGCGGCTTGCAACGACCGATGCCGTTTTGCTTCTCACCACGACGGCCGTGATGGGCGCGCTCGCGCGTGTCTATCTCTCGTGGCAGCGCGGCGAGGCGTTCGTGCGCGGCGCGTGGGCCATGCCCGCTATCTTCTGGACCGCGGTGGCGGCGAGCGTTCTGGTAAAAGGCCCACTGATCTTTCTGATTGTCGGCCTCACCATCGTGACGCTCGGCGTCTTCGACCGCTCGGTGCAGTGGCTGCGGCGGCTTCGTCCGGTGCCGGGACTGATCTGGATGCTGATCCTGATCGTGCCGTGGTTCGTCGCGATCTATCTGAAGTCCGGCGGCTCGTTCTTCACCAATTCCGTCGGCGGCGACATGCTGAGCAAGGTGGCGGCGGCGCAGGAGTCTCACGGCGCGCCGCCCGGCCTCTATTTCATTTTGTTCTGGGTGACGTTCTGGCCGGCCTCGACGCTCGCGGGCGTGGCCGCGCCCGCGGTGTGGCGGGCGAGGCGCGAGCCCGGCGCGCAATTCCTGCTCGCCTGGCTGGTGCCGACCTGGATCGTTTTCGAACTCATCATCACCAAGCTGCCGCACTATGTGTTGCCGCTTTATCCCGCCATCGCAATCCTGATCGTCGGCGCGCTGCAAAGCCATGCGCTGTCGCGCTGGTCGTGGATCGTGCGCGGTGCTGCGTGGTGGTTCGTGTTTCCGGCCATCGTTGCGGTCGGCGCGATCGTGCTGAGCATCTCGGTGCTGAAGCAGCCGGTGTTTGCGGCGTGGCCGTTCGGCGCGGCCGCGATGGTGTTCGGGCTGTTCGCCTGGTGGATGTATGACGACGCCAATGCGGAGCGCTCGGTGCTCAACGGCGCGTTGGCCTCGCTTGCGCTAAGTGCCTGCGTGTTCGGCATCGTGTTGCCGGCGCTGACGCCGCTGTTTCCGAGCGTGCAGATTGCGCGCGCGCTCCGCAATGTCGAGTGCAAGGGCCCGCTTGCCGCCGCCGCGGGCTATCAGGAGCCGAGCCTTGTCTTCATGGTCGGCACCCAGACGCTGCTGACCAACGGTAGCGGCGCGGCTGACTTCCTGCAGCAGGGAAGCTGCCGGTTTGCACTTGTGGAGTCGCGCGACGAGAGGGCGTTCGCCCAGCGTGCCGAGGCGATCGGCTTGCGCTACTCCATCGTGAAACGGATCGAGGGTTACAACATCTCGCAAGGCCGCGATGTGTCGATTGCCGTGTTCACCTCTGAGTGGGATCACTGA
- a CDS encoding DUF7662 domain-containing protein: MIAADKYDALRDYLKERTDAEFVLSFEEIEEILGFALSRSSQRARWWEKERNPQDAMPQRNAIRDGGYEATRLPDGTGVRFRRLGIKRTYRR, encoded by the coding sequence GTGATCGCCGCCGATAAATACGATGCATTGCGCGATTACCTGAAAGAGCGGACCGACGCCGAGTTCGTGCTTTCCTTCGAGGAGATCGAGGAGATCCTCGGTTTTGCGCTGTCGCGCAGTTCGCAGCGTGCGCGCTGGTGGGAGAAGGAACGCAATCCGCAGGATGCCATGCCGCAGCGGAATGCCATTCGCGACGGCGGCTATGAGGCGACGCGCCTTCCGGACGGCACCGGGGTGCGTTTCCGGCGGCTTGGCATCAAGCGAACCTACCGGCGGTAG